One Lacunisphaera limnophila DNA window includes the following coding sequences:
- a CDS encoding DNA alkylation repair protein, protein MKLKDVMTALAAKGREKTKLMMLKHGAKEPLFGVQVADLKVIAKSLKGRQDLALELFDTGNADAQYLAGMIADGRHMTKAQLDRWAKTASWDWVSATAAPWAASEHPEGFALAMKWIESKSEPVARAGWRTLGALGTMRPDADLPVAKFGQLLDRVVREMPRAPDGVRYQMNFFVIAVGTYVEPLGARAIATARKLGKVEMEEDDTDCQVPDAESYIIKCRRGLPVAPKRKTVRC, encoded by the coding sequence ATGAAACTCAAGGACGTGATGACGGCGCTGGCGGCGAAGGGCCGGGAGAAGACCAAGCTCATGATGCTCAAGCACGGGGCCAAGGAGCCGCTGTTCGGCGTACAGGTCGCTGACCTCAAGGTCATCGCGAAGTCGTTGAAAGGCCGGCAGGACCTCGCGCTCGAGCTATTTGATACGGGCAACGCCGACGCCCAATACCTGGCCGGAATGATCGCCGACGGCCGGCACATGACCAAGGCGCAGCTCGATCGCTGGGCGAAGACGGCGTCCTGGGACTGGGTTTCCGCCACGGCGGCCCCGTGGGCGGCGAGCGAGCATCCGGAGGGATTTGCCCTGGCGATGAAGTGGATCGAGTCGAAGAGCGAGCCCGTCGCCCGCGCCGGGTGGCGGACGTTGGGGGCATTAGGGACGATGCGGCCGGACGCCGACCTGCCGGTGGCCAAATTCGGCCAGCTGCTGGACCGGGTGGTCCGCGAGATGCCGCGGGCGCCGGACGGCGTGCGTTACCAGATGAACTTTTTCGTGATCGCGGTCGGCACCTACGTGGAGCCGCTGGGCGCCCGGGCCATCGCCACGGCTCGGAAGCTCGGCAAGGTGGAGATGGAGGAGGATGACACCGACTGCCAGGTGCCCGACGCCGAGAGCTACATCATCAAATGCCGCCGGGGCCTGCCGGTGGCGCCGAAGCGCAAGACGGTGCGGTGCTGA
- a CDS encoding DEAD/DEAH box helicase — protein sequence MSPPPTAPLAPLTGFPDPDTVLDAFLKAMAARGLTLYPEQEEAILELFAGRNVILNTPTGSGKSLVAAALHFKALCAGQRSVYTCPIKALVNEKFLSLCRDFGPENVGMMTGDASVNPQAPVLCCTAEILANIALTRGDQAEVRAVIMDEFHYYSDAERGYAWQAPLLTLPQSRFLLMSATLGSTEFFEKELTRLTGAPSLTVRSDRRPVPLAFEYSETPLAERITQLLADQRAPVYLVHFTQRAAAEAAQSLMSLAVCTKDEKAALATALERVKFNSPYGKDMKRWLRHGIGVHHAGLLPKYRILVEQLAQKGLLKLICGTDTLGVGINVPIRTVLFTQLWKYDGTKAAILSVRDFRQVSGRAGRAGYDAQGYVIVQAPEHVIENKRAEEKAAADPAKKKKLVKARAPEGSVGWDAKTFERLRTASPEELSSRFDVSHGMLLLVLSRDTDGCRALRQLINDCHETPTKKRALRKRAWQLFRALLDRKIVEILPKAASSALGPEPVERAPDSRPASGRKLRVNVALQDDFSLHQALSIYLIDTLPLLNRESPDYPFDVLTLCEAIVEDPDQILRRQVDKEKGRKIEEWKAAGIPYEERMAKLEEVEHPKPLREFLYETFNTFAAAHPWVGQENVRPKSIAREMFERYQSFSDYIRDYGLERSEGLLLRHLMQVFKVLAQTVPESAKTPEVVEMEDYFRELIRGIDSSLLDEWEKLKNPDFVAAELEGKPARPASFDVTRDRVAFKRLVRTAILGFLQDAAARDWEGARLRFAPEAEPGSEALLLAESRRIEKEFAAYFEARGRFRLDPEGRNSKHTHIAEDEGQTAEDGGRIWPIAQVLADTEEQNDWEVRFTVSLDRSRQENRPVLNFISVRPVGAE from the coding sequence GTGTCTCCGCCGCCCACCGCTCCGCTGGCCCCGCTGACGGGATTCCCCGATCCCGACACGGTGCTCGACGCCTTCCTGAAGGCGATGGCGGCCCGTGGCCTCACGCTCTATCCCGAGCAGGAGGAGGCGATCCTCGAGCTGTTCGCCGGGCGGAACGTCATCCTCAACACCCCCACCGGCTCCGGCAAATCCCTCGTCGCTGCCGCCCTCCACTTCAAGGCCCTCTGCGCCGGCCAGCGCTCCGTCTACACCTGCCCGATCAAGGCCCTGGTGAACGAGAAGTTTCTCAGCCTCTGCCGCGACTTCGGGCCGGAGAATGTCGGCATGATGACCGGCGACGCGTCCGTGAATCCCCAGGCCCCCGTCCTCTGCTGCACCGCCGAGATCCTCGCCAACATCGCCCTCACCCGCGGCGACCAGGCCGAGGTCCGGGCCGTGATCATGGACGAGTTCCATTACTACTCCGACGCCGAGCGTGGCTACGCCTGGCAGGCGCCGCTGCTCACCCTGCCCCAGTCCCGCTTCCTGCTGATGTCGGCCACGCTCGGCTCGACGGAGTTCTTCGAGAAGGAACTCACCCGCCTCACCGGCGCCCCCAGCCTCACTGTGCGCAGCGACCGCCGTCCCGTGCCGCTGGCCTTCGAGTATTCCGAGACGCCCCTCGCCGAGCGCATCACCCAGCTCCTCGCCGACCAGCGCGCCCCCGTCTACCTCGTCCACTTCACCCAACGCGCCGCGGCCGAGGCCGCCCAGAGCCTGATGAGTCTGGCGGTCTGCACGAAGGACGAGAAGGCCGCCCTCGCCACCGCGCTGGAGCGCGTGAAATTCAACAGTCCCTACGGCAAGGATATGAAACGCTGGCTGCGCCACGGCATCGGCGTCCACCACGCGGGCCTCCTGCCGAAATACCGCATCCTGGTCGAGCAGCTCGCACAAAAGGGCCTGCTCAAGCTGATCTGCGGCACCGACACCCTCGGCGTCGGCATCAACGTCCCCATCCGCACGGTCCTGTTCACCCAGCTCTGGAAATACGACGGCACCAAGGCCGCCATCCTCAGCGTGCGCGACTTCCGCCAGGTCTCGGGCCGCGCCGGCCGCGCCGGCTACGACGCCCAGGGTTACGTCATCGTCCAGGCCCCGGAACACGTCATCGAGAACAAGCGCGCCGAGGAAAAGGCCGCCGCCGATCCCGCGAAGAAGAAGAAACTCGTCAAGGCCCGCGCCCCCGAGGGCAGCGTCGGCTGGGACGCCAAGACCTTCGAGCGCCTCCGCACGGCCTCGCCCGAGGAACTCTCCTCCCGTTTCGACGTGTCCCACGGCATGCTGCTGCTGGTCCTCAGCCGCGACACCGACGGCTGCCGGGCGCTGCGCCAGCTGATCAACGACTGCCACGAGACCCCGACGAAGAAACGCGCCCTGCGCAAACGCGCCTGGCAGCTCTTCCGCGCCCTGCTCGACCGCAAGATCGTGGAGATCCTACCCAAGGCCGCCTCGTCGGCCTTGGGCCCTGAGCCTGTCGAACGGGCACCCGATTCCCGCCCGGCGAGCGGCCGCAAGCTCCGCGTCAACGTCGCACTCCAGGACGACTTTTCCCTGCACCAGGCGCTGTCAATCTACCTGATCGACACCCTGCCGCTGCTGAACCGCGAATCGCCTGACTATCCCTTCGATGTCCTCACCCTCTGCGAGGCCATCGTCGAGGATCCCGACCAGATCCTGCGCCGCCAGGTGGACAAGGAGAAGGGCCGCAAGATCGAGGAATGGAAGGCCGCCGGCATCCCCTACGAGGAGCGCATGGCCAAGCTCGAGGAGGTCGAGCACCCGAAGCCGCTGCGCGAATTCCTCTACGAGACCTTCAACACCTTCGCCGCCGCCCACCCCTGGGTCGGTCAGGAGAACGTCCGGCCCAAGTCCATCGCCCGCGAGATGTTTGAGCGCTACCAGTCGTTCTCGGACTACATCCGCGACTACGGCCTGGAACGCAGCGAGGGCCTGTTGCTGCGCCACCTCATGCAGGTGTTCAAGGTCCTCGCCCAGACCGTGCCTGAATCCGCCAAGACGCCCGAGGTGGTCGAGATGGAGGACTATTTCCGCGAACTGATCCGCGGCATCGACTCCAGCCTGCTCGACGAGTGGGAGAAACTCAAAAACCCGGACTTCGTTGCGGCCGAGCTCGAGGGCAAACCCGCCCGCCCCGCCAGTTTCGATGTCACCCGCGACCGGGTCGCATTCAAGCGCCTCGTGCGTACCGCGATCCTGGGTTTCCTGCAGGACGCCGCCGCCCGCGATTGGGAGGGTGCCCGGTTGCGGTTCGCCCCCGAGGCCGAGCCGGGTAGCGAGGCTCTCCTCCTCGCCGAATCCCGCCGCATCGAAAAGGAGTTCGCTGCCTACTTCGAGGCCCGCGGCCGTTTCCGACTCGACCCTGAGGGCCGGAATTCCAAGCACACGCATATTGCCGAGGACGAAGGACAGACGGCGGAGGATGGCGGCAGGATCTGGCCCATCGCGCAGGTCCTGGCCGACACCGAGGAACAGAACGACTGGGAAGTGCGCTTCACCGTCTCGCTCGACCGGTCACGCCAGGAAAACCGCCCCGTCCTTAATTTCATCTCCGTCCGCCCCGTCGGCGCCGAGTGA
- a CDS encoding four helix bundle suffix domain-containing protein, which translates to MAREESAGGFLPAHGNYQGLKSYQKAEIIYDLTYRFCSRFLSKGDRTVDQMVQAARSGKQNIAEGGKASKTSTETELKLTNVARASLEELLIDYQDFLRTRQLSLWSKDSKEARFVRKLGANPASTYADYREFVETRPPMVVANIAICLIHQANFLLDRLISRLEQDFVKEGGLRERMTRARRAYRERREP; encoded by the coding sequence ATGGCTCGCGAGGAATCGGCGGGTGGATTTTTGCCGGCGCATGGCAACTACCAGGGACTCAAGTCGTATCAGAAAGCGGAGATCATCTACGATCTCACCTATCGGTTCTGCTCGCGCTTCCTGTCCAAAGGCGACCGCACGGTCGACCAGATGGTGCAGGCAGCGCGCTCCGGCAAACAAAACATCGCCGAGGGGGGCAAAGCCTCGAAGACATCCACGGAGACGGAGCTCAAGCTCACCAATGTGGCGCGGGCCAGCCTCGAGGAGCTGTTGATCGACTATCAGGATTTTCTGCGCACGCGGCAGCTGTCGCTCTGGAGCAAGGATTCCAAGGAGGCCCGCTTCGTACGAAAACTGGGAGCCAATCCCGCCAGCACGTACGCGGATTACCGTGAGTTTGTGGAAACACGCCCGCCGATGGTGGTGGCCAACATCGCGATCTGCCTCATCCATCAGGCCAACTTCCTGCTCGACCGGCTGATCAGCCGACTCGAGCAGGACTTCGTGAAAGAAGGCGGCCTGCGCGAACGGATGACTCGGGCCCGGCGGGCTTACCGCGAGCGGAGAGAACCATAG
- a CDS encoding NADP-dependent isocitrate dehydrogenase encodes MSQIPTIIYTKTDEAPALATYSLLPIIQAFTKHSGIAVETRDISVAGRILANFSDLLPAHQRVPDALAELGALTLKPEANIIKLPNISASVPQLKAAIAELQKKGYALPDFPEVPKTDAEKDAKARYAKVMGSAVNPVLREGNSDRRAPKAVKDYAKKHPHSMGAWSPTSKTAVATMGADDFFSNEKSVTVPAATTVRIEHVAADGKVTVLKDKTPLKAGEILDGTVMRKAAYVAFLEQQIARAKAEGILFSVHLKATMMKVSDPILFGHVVRVFFKDLLAKHAATFATLGVDLNNGFGDLLAKIATLPADQKAAIEADIAAAYASGPALAMVNSDKGITNLNVPSDVIVDASMPAMIRTSGQMWNAQGKGQDTLCVIPDSSYAGVYQATIDFCKKHGAFDPKTMGSVPNVGLMAQAAEEYGSHNKTFLVAAAGSVRVVDDTGKTLLEHSVAEGDIWRACQTKDAPVQDWVKLAVNRARLSQTPAIFWLDAKRAHDAQVIAKVKTYLAQHDTTGLDITILPPAAACEATLVRLKAGQDTISVTGNVLRDYLTDLFPILEVGTSAKMLSIVPLMNGGGLFETGAGGSAPKHVEQFTQENFLRWDSLGEFFALAASFEHLAITQKHAKAKVLADTLDVANGKFLEHDKSPARKVGAGIDNRGSHFYLALYWAQALANQHENEELHRLFVPIAAQLEAQEKQIVAELIAVQGKPADIGGYYQPDEAKASAALRPSPTLNSILAQL; translated from the coding sequence ATGAGCCAGATCCCGACCATCATCTACACGAAAACCGACGAGGCCCCCGCGCTCGCCACCTATTCCCTGCTGCCGATCATCCAGGCCTTCACCAAGCACTCCGGCATCGCCGTCGAGACGCGCGACATCTCCGTCGCCGGCCGCATCCTGGCCAACTTCTCCGATCTGCTCCCCGCCCACCAGCGCGTGCCTGACGCCCTCGCCGAGCTCGGCGCCCTCACCCTCAAGCCCGAGGCCAACATCATCAAGCTGCCCAACATCAGCGCCTCCGTCCCGCAGCTGAAGGCCGCCATCGCCGAGCTCCAGAAGAAGGGCTACGCCCTCCCTGATTTCCCCGAGGTCCCGAAGACCGACGCCGAGAAGGACGCCAAGGCCCGCTACGCCAAGGTCATGGGCTCCGCCGTCAACCCCGTGCTCCGCGAGGGTAACTCCGACCGCCGTGCCCCCAAGGCCGTTAAGGACTACGCCAAGAAGCACCCGCACTCCATGGGCGCTTGGTCGCCGACTTCGAAAACCGCCGTGGCCACCATGGGCGCCGATGACTTCTTCTCCAACGAGAAATCCGTCACGGTCCCGGCCGCCACCACCGTCCGCATCGAGCACGTCGCCGCCGATGGCAAGGTCACCGTCCTCAAGGACAAGACCCCCCTCAAGGCCGGCGAGATCCTCGACGGCACCGTCATGCGCAAGGCCGCCTACGTGGCCTTCCTCGAGCAGCAGATCGCCCGCGCCAAGGCCGAGGGCATCCTGTTCTCCGTCCACCTCAAGGCCACGATGATGAAGGTCTCCGACCCGATCCTCTTCGGCCACGTCGTCCGCGTGTTCTTCAAGGACCTGCTCGCCAAGCACGCCGCCACCTTCGCCACGCTCGGGGTCGACCTGAACAACGGCTTCGGCGACCTCCTCGCCAAGATCGCCACCCTGCCCGCCGACCAGAAGGCGGCCATCGAGGCCGACATCGCCGCCGCCTACGCGTCCGGCCCCGCCCTCGCCATGGTCAACTCCGACAAGGGCATCACGAACCTCAACGTCCCGAGCGACGTCATCGTCGACGCCTCCATGCCCGCCATGATCCGCACCTCGGGCCAGATGTGGAACGCCCAGGGCAAGGGTCAGGACACGCTCTGCGTGATCCCCGACAGCTCCTACGCCGGCGTCTACCAGGCCACGATCGACTTCTGCAAGAAGCACGGCGCCTTCGACCCGAAGACCATGGGCTCCGTCCCCAACGTCGGCCTCATGGCTCAGGCCGCCGAGGAATACGGCTCGCACAACAAGACCTTCCTGGTTGCCGCCGCCGGCAGCGTCCGCGTCGTGGACGACACCGGCAAGACCCTCCTCGAGCACAGCGTGGCCGAGGGCGACATCTGGCGCGCCTGCCAGACCAAGGACGCCCCCGTGCAGGACTGGGTGAAACTCGCCGTCAACCGCGCCCGCCTCTCCCAGACCCCGGCCATCTTCTGGCTCGACGCCAAGCGCGCCCACGACGCGCAGGTCATCGCCAAGGTGAAGACCTACCTCGCCCAGCACGACACGACCGGCCTGGACATCACGATCCTTCCGCCCGCCGCCGCCTGCGAGGCGACGCTGGTCCGCCTCAAGGCCGGCCAGGACACGATTTCCGTCACGGGCAACGTCCTCCGCGACTACCTCACCGACCTCTTCCCGATCCTCGAGGTCGGCACGAGCGCCAAAATGCTGTCGATCGTCCCGTTGATGAACGGTGGCGGCCTGTTCGAGACCGGCGCCGGTGGCTCCGCCCCGAAGCACGTCGAGCAGTTCACGCAGGAAAACTTCCTGCGTTGGGACAGCCTCGGCGAGTTCTTCGCCCTCGCCGCCTCCTTCGAGCACCTGGCCATCACCCAGAAGCACGCCAAGGCCAAAGTCCTCGCCGACACCCTCGACGTGGCCAACGGCAAGTTCCTCGAGCACGACAAGTCCCCGGCCCGCAAGGTCGGCGCCGGCATCGACAACCGCGGCAGCCACTTCTACCTCGCCCTCTACTGGGCCCAGGCGCTGGCCAACCAGCACGAGAACGAGGAACTCCACCGCCTGTTCGTCCCCATCGCCGCGCAGCTCGAGGCCCAGGAAAAGCAGATCGTCGCCGAACTCATCGCCGTGCAGGGCAAGCCCGCCGACATCGGCGGCTACTACCAGCCCGACGAGGCCAAGGCCTCCGCCGCCCTGCGCCCGAGCCCGACGCTGAATTCAATTCTGGCGCAGCTATAA
- a CDS encoding spermine synthase — protein sequence MKPNITLAETKAPNGARMTLVEHDGSYCIRVNGQQLMHSSVSSSEIKLGELGLARHRKLNNGTRVLIGGLGLGFTLKSVLEATGGNGTVHVAELFPEIVAWNRTHLAKLNGHLLADKRVKVLEEDVRTILAKAVRQPFDVIVLDIDNGTTAMVKTENIELYSERGMQLIFRALKPGGRAAVWSACPDVTIERRLTKAGFKVEAVPAKLYETAKRFAYMIYVADKPVEEVSPKKAKG from the coding sequence ATGAAACCCAACATCACGCTCGCCGAGACGAAGGCGCCCAACGGGGCGCGCATGACCTTGGTGGAGCATGACGGCAGTTATTGCATCCGGGTGAACGGTCAGCAGCTGATGCACTCGTCGGTGTCATCGTCCGAGATCAAGCTGGGCGAGTTGGGCCTCGCGCGGCACCGGAAGCTGAACAACGGTACCCGCGTATTGATTGGCGGGCTGGGCCTTGGCTTCACCCTGAAGAGCGTGCTGGAGGCCACGGGGGGCAATGGGACCGTGCACGTGGCGGAACTCTTTCCTGAGATCGTGGCGTGGAACCGCACCCACCTCGCCAAACTCAACGGGCACCTGCTGGCGGACAAGCGCGTCAAGGTGTTGGAGGAGGACGTGCGCACGATTCTGGCCAAGGCGGTGCGGCAGCCCTTTGATGTGATCGTCCTCGACATCGACAACGGCACGACGGCGATGGTGAAGACCGAGAACATCGAGCTCTACAGCGAGCGCGGCATGCAGCTGATCTTCCGGGCGCTGAAGCCGGGCGGGCGCGCCGCGGTGTGGTCGGCGTGTCCCGACGTGACGATCGAGCGCCGGCTCACCAAGGCCGGGTTCAAGGTCGAGGCCGTGCCGGCCAAGCTCTACGAGACCGCCAAGCGCTTTGCTTACATGATCTACGTGGCGGACAAGCCGGTGGAGGAAGTGAGCCCGAAGAAGGCGAAGGGGTGA
- a CDS encoding DNA polymerase Y family protein, giving the protein MPLRTLAVDFNSFFASCEQQERPELRGKPLGIVPVLADTTCCIAASYAAKARGVKVGTGIAEARQLCPDIILVQQRPAVYIGYHRRLLAVIESCIHVTAIKSIDEMECDLTATFAPRERAVAVARQIKARIAREIGPCLTSSIGIAPNWLLAKMATDLQKPDGLVVLDDADLPGRLLGLQLRDFLGVGARMEARLRAHGIDTAAQLYAATKAELRGIWGGVEGERMHALLRGETIALPVERHQTIGHSHVLPPYLRTGPKAHAVLHRLLQKAAMRLRNIGCYAGALTLHLDYYDDVAWADELRLTETQDTLALTVALNRLWARRPAALRARAPMRVGVVLTRLLPAAGHTPDLFHQARDEARGRLLGAMDTLNRTYGNGSVYLGSAHGVTESAPMRISFTCIPEPELEEIDPRRERRVRPGPPPAPAAWSDN; this is encoded by the coding sequence GTGCCCCTCCGGACCCTCGCCGTCGACTTCAACTCCTTCTTCGCCTCCTGCGAGCAGCAGGAGCGGCCGGAGCTGCGCGGGAAGCCGCTGGGGATCGTGCCCGTGCTGGCCGACACCACCTGCTGCATCGCGGCCAGCTACGCGGCCAAGGCCCGGGGGGTGAAGGTGGGCACGGGCATCGCCGAGGCCCGCCAACTGTGCCCGGACATCATCCTGGTCCAGCAGCGGCCGGCGGTCTACATCGGCTACCACCGCCGCCTGCTCGCGGTCATCGAGTCGTGCATCCACGTCACGGCGATCAAGTCGATCGACGAGATGGAGTGCGACCTCACGGCGACCTTCGCCCCGCGGGAGCGGGCCGTGGCCGTGGCGCGGCAGATCAAGGCGCGGATCGCCCGGGAGATCGGCCCGTGCCTGACCAGTTCCATCGGCATCGCGCCGAACTGGCTGCTGGCGAAGATGGCCACGGACCTGCAGAAGCCCGACGGCCTGGTGGTGCTCGACGACGCGGACCTGCCCGGGCGGCTGCTCGGCCTGCAGCTGCGGGATTTCCTCGGGGTGGGCGCGCGCATGGAGGCCCGGCTGCGGGCGCACGGGATCGACACGGCCGCGCAGCTGTACGCCGCGACCAAGGCGGAGTTGCGCGGCATCTGGGGCGGGGTGGAGGGGGAGCGCATGCACGCCCTGCTGCGGGGCGAGACGATCGCCCTGCCGGTGGAGCGCCACCAGACGATCGGCCACTCGCATGTGCTGCCGCCCTACCTGCGCACCGGGCCGAAGGCGCACGCCGTGTTGCACCGTCTGCTGCAGAAGGCCGCGATGCGCCTGCGCAACATCGGCTGCTACGCGGGCGCCCTCACGCTGCATCTCGACTATTATGACGACGTGGCCTGGGCCGACGAGCTGCGTCTGACCGAGACGCAGGACACCCTGGCGCTCACGGTCGCGCTGAACCGGCTCTGGGCGCGGCGCCCGGCGGCGCTGCGGGCACGGGCGCCGATGCGGGTGGGCGTGGTCCTGACGCGCCTGCTGCCTGCGGCCGGGCACACGCCCGACCTGTTCCACCAGGCCCGTGACGAGGCGCGCGGGCGGCTGCTGGGGGCGATGGACACGCTCAACCGCACCTACGGTAACGGCAGCGTCTATCTCGGCAGCGCGCACGGCGTCACCGAGAGCGCCCCGATGCGGATCTCCTTCACGTGCATTCCCGAGCCCGAACTGGAGGAGATCGATCCCCGGCGGGAGCGGCGGGTGCGGCCCGGGCCGCCGCCGGCCCCGGCGGCGTGGTCGGATAATTAA
- a CDS encoding tRNA-uridine aminocarboxypropyltransferase, with product MRVMCYKCYLPRQHCWCGSITPMPTRTKFVILMHPYEFKRIKANTGRLTHLCLADSELYIGESFDGHEAVQALINDPRNLPVLLYPGREALNLSEPRPGNGPLAEFTAQLAERRLVVFLLDATWRLVRPMLRTSLSLQRLPRIMFSGAAPSRYIIKRQPEPGCLSTLEATHELLLTLDRAGLDHYALPEQMLTLFQRMQEFQIQRTAENRRLGIRRHARKEPKDGAPPPRSAAPKRRRIFPKGPPPATVV from the coding sequence ATGAGGGTGATGTGTTACAAGTGTTACCTGCCGCGCCAGCATTGCTGGTGCGGCTCGATCACGCCCATGCCCACGCGGACGAAGTTCGTGATCCTGATGCACCCGTACGAATTCAAGCGGATCAAGGCGAACACCGGCCGGCTCACGCACCTGTGCCTGGCCGACAGCGAGCTCTACATCGGGGAGAGTTTCGACGGGCACGAGGCGGTGCAGGCGTTGATCAACGACCCGCGGAACCTGCCGGTGCTGCTTTATCCGGGGCGCGAGGCCCTCAATTTGTCGGAACCGCGGCCGGGGAATGGCCCGCTGGCGGAGTTCACGGCGCAATTGGCGGAGCGGCGGCTCGTGGTTTTTCTGCTCGATGCGACCTGGCGGCTGGTGCGACCGATGCTGCGCACGAGCCTCAGCCTGCAGCGGCTGCCCCGGATCATGTTCTCGGGGGCGGCGCCCAGCCGGTATATCATCAAGCGGCAGCCGGAACCGGGTTGCCTGTCGACCCTCGAGGCCACGCACGAGTTGCTGCTGACGCTCGACCGGGCGGGGCTCGACCATTACGCGCTGCCGGAGCAGATGCTGACGTTGTTCCAGCGCATGCAGGAATTCCAGATCCAGCGCACGGCGGAGAACCGGCGGCTCGGCATCCGCCGGCACGCGCGCAAGGAGCCGAAGGACGGCGCGCCGCCGCCGCGGTCGGCTGCGCCGAAGCGGCGGCGGATTTTCCCGAAAGGTCCGCCGCCCGCCACGGTAGTTTAA